One genomic window of Microtus ochrogaster isolate Prairie Vole_2 chromosome 21, MicOch1.0, whole genome shotgun sequence includes the following:
- the LOC102002301 gene encoding mannose-P-dolichol utilization defect 1 protein-like translates to MAGKADGPFKRVLVPVLLPEKCYDQLFVQWDLLHVFFPCLKILLSKGLGLGIVAGSLLVKLPQIFKILGAKSAEGLSLQSVMLELTALTGTVVYSITNNFPFSSWGEALFLTLQTIAICFLAMHYRGETVKGIAFLACYAMLSPLTPLAVVTLLQASNVPAVVVGKLLQAATNYHNGHTGQLSAITVFMLFGGSLARIFTSVQETGDPLMAGVFVVSSLCNGLIAAQVLFYWNAKPPHKQKKVQ, encoded by the exons ATGGCTGGCAAGGCGGACGGACCGTTCAAACGGGTGCTGGTGCCGGTTCTTTTACCTGAGAAATGCTATGATCAACTTTTCGTCCAATGGGACTTGCTTcatgtgttct TTCCCTGCCTCAAGATTCTCCTCAGCAAAGGCCTtgggctgggcatagtggctgGGTCACTCCTGGTAAAGCTGCCCCAGATCTTTAAAATCTTGGGAGCCAAGAGTGCCGAAGGACTGAGTCTTCAGTCAGTGATGCTGGAGCTCACGGCGTTGACTGGAACTGTGGTCTACAGCATCACCAACAACTTCCCCTTCAGCTCTTGGGGTGAAGCACTGTTCCTGACACTCCAGACAATTGCCATCTGCTTCCTGGCCATGCACTACAGAGGAGAGACCGTCAAAGGCATTGCTTTCCTTGCCTGTTATGCGATGCTCTCCCCACTCACGCCTCTGGCTGTAGTGACCCTGCTCCAGGCCTCCAATGTGCCTGCTGTGGTGGTGGGGAAGTTGCTCCAGGCAGCCACCAACTACCATAATGGGCACACGGGCCAGCTTTCCGCTATCACAGTGTTTATGCTGTTTGGGGGCTCTTTGGCCCGAATCTTCACTTCTGTTCAGGAAACTGGAGACCCCCTCATGGCTGGAGTCTTTGTGGTCTCTTCCCTCTGCAATGGCCTCATTGCTGCCCAGGTCCTCTTCTACTGGAATGCAAAGCCTCCTCACAAACAGAAAAAGGTGCAGTAG